Below is a genomic region from Deltaproteobacteria bacterium.
GCCTGCAAAAGATCTTTCTGCGGCACTCTCTTTTTCAGCCCGGCAACTTCTTCTCTCTTGGCTCTTGCTATGCGATCAAGTATCACTCTGTTAAACCTCTGAATAGCAGGAGTTCACACCCTGCTTCCGCCGCTGACCGCCTGCTCCCTGGCCATGCTAGTTGGTCAGTGCTTTCAGGTGTTGCAGCTTGTCCAGAGCCTGTCCCGAGTCTATGGCTTCGGCTGCCTGGGCAATCCCCATTTGAAAATCAGCGGCTTTTCCCGCAGCAACCAGAGCAGCAGCTGCATTCAGCAGCACCATGTTCCTGCGGGGCCCCGGCTGTCCATTGAGAATTTCCAGCACAATTCTAGCATTGTCCTCAACGTTTCCACCGCGGATCTCTTCGAGTGAACCTCGAGGAAGGCCAAAATCTTCAGGCGTAACCGTGTAGGTGCGTACCTGATCGTCCTTCAGCTCGCTGACTGTGGTGGGGCCAGTGATGCTGATCTCGTCGAGAGCGTCCTCACCGTGAACCACGAAGGCGCTGCGAGACCCTAGTTTTTGCAGGACCTTGGCCAGCAGTTCCGTGAGGCGTTCCTCGTAGACCCCCAGAACTTGCACGTTAGCCCCGGCAGGATTGGTGAGGGGCCCGAGGATGTTGAAAATGGTGCGGATACCGATCTCCTTTCTAGGCCCGATGGCATGCTTCAT
It encodes:
- the trpD gene encoding anthranilate phosphoribosyltransferase, producing MLKPAIKQVVERVDLSAAQMESAMDIIMSGKATPAQIGAFITALRLKGETVDEITGAARLMRRKATRLKVGNSLVNIDREEINIDLETIVDTCGTGGDGTNTFNVSTTTAFVVAGCGIRVAKHGNRSVSSLCGSADVIEALGVNLDVPPRVVERCMDEAGIGFLYAPALHGAMKHAIGPRKEIGIRTIFNILGPLTNPAGANVQVLGVYEERLTELLAKVLQKLGSRSAFVVHGEDALDEISITGPTTVSELKDDQVRTYTVTPEDFGLPRGSLEEIRGGNVEDNARIVLEILNGQPGPRRNMVLLNAAAALVAAGKAADFQMGIAQAAEAIDSGQALDKLQHLKALTN